In one window of Cytophagaceae bacterium ABcell3 DNA:
- a CDS encoding tetratricopeptide repeat protein, producing MKKIVLFMAILLSTAVISQANGTTLTDSTLQEGIKKYKEGNFIGAISIYDQLIAENSRYTEAYLERAKCRIAIEDHEGAIDDLDKALENESSDYDAYFMRGQSKAHTGDHKGAIEDFSHAIKYNPKFHEAYVQRAHEKFLMSDYAGAIKDYSTAIKQNPPNQNNFELYHKRGLARNEYGKFKEAIDDFSKAIELYPKYNYAYFYRGFAKNHIGDFKGAIDDFTKVISLDPNDKNSYFNRAWSKRELKDFKGAIADYTKNIEIDPKDEEAYYQRAIVKFLAGEKEDAKKDYALAIELFPDNKMSYMHRGLFLLEVGDFKEAIEDFSKVIELSKNDKEAYYYRGIAKSSSKDNEGACLDMRKAEQLGEQRASDEIRRVCKRATPNLLK from the coding sequence ATGAAAAAAATTGTGTTATTTATGGCTATCCTGCTGTCTACAGCAGTCATATCGCAAGCAAACGGCACAACTCTTACTGATTCAACTTTACAAGAAGGCATAAAAAAGTACAAGGAAGGAAATTTCATTGGGGCCATTAGCATCTACGATCAATTAATTGCTGAAAATAGCCGTTATACCGAAGCCTACCTCGAAAGAGCAAAATGTAGGATAGCCATTGAAGATCATGAAGGTGCCATAGACGATCTGGACAAAGCCTTGGAAAATGAATCTTCTGACTATGATGCCTATTTCATGCGTGGTCAATCTAAAGCTCATACAGGAGACCACAAAGGTGCTATTGAAGATTTTAGTCACGCCATTAAATACAATCCTAAATTTCATGAAGCTTATGTCCAAAGAGCGCATGAAAAATTTTTAATGAGTGATTACGCAGGGGCTATAAAAGACTACTCCACAGCAATTAAACAAAACCCTCCTAACCAAAACAACTTTGAACTTTACCATAAGAGAGGGTTGGCAAGAAATGAGTACGGAAAGTTTAAAGAAGCGATTGATGATTTCTCAAAGGCCATAGAGCTTTACCCAAAATACAATTACGCTTACTTCTATAGAGGTTTCGCCAAAAATCATATCGGTGACTTCAAAGGCGCTATAGATGACTTTACCAAGGTAATCTCGCTAGACCCTAATGACAAAAACTCCTATTTTAACAGAGCATGGTCAAAAAGGGAATTAAAAGATTTTAAAGGAGCTATAGCAGACTATACAAAAAACATTGAAATAGACCCAAAAGATGAAGAGGCTTATTATCAGCGCGCCATTGTCAAGTTTTTAGCTGGAGAAAAAGAGGATGCAAAAAAAGATTATGCCTTAGCCATTGAGCTCTTTCCCGACAATAAAATGTCGTATATGCACAGAGGACTGTTCTTGTTGGAAGTAGGAGACTTTAAAGAGGCTATTGAAGACTTCTCTAAAGTAATAGAATTGAGCAAAAACGACAAAGAAGCCTACTACTACAGAGGTATTGCCAAATCGAGCAGCAAAGATAACGAAGGCGCATGCCTGGACATGAGAAAAGCTGAGCAATTGGGCGAGCAGAGAGCTTCTGATGAAATAAGGAGAGTTTGCAAAAGGGCAACCCCAAACCTTTTAAAATAA
- a CDS encoding DUF1015 family protein yields the protein MAEIEGFKGWRYNTGNELIKNIAINPDKNYPSQIPQVLNDKTDLSKSSFRAYWEVLKHEKFIIQDTEPGIYICKQTFGDFDNKQKVTRNSFICLVKLPSSNSNHIMMHENVIDRYVQEKLDFLTLNKIEESPLLGLYQDEAHIVETAIEDARKKLVYEFKDLEGTFTQLYNCTESSAIKIIKDFLVDQKIILADGHHRYNAALTAKDVFKGSHYQNASEYAMIMLTNMEAPGLTIKPIHRGISNLEGFDQEEVITKLQNFFNLRTFDHAEGLYHELKTKNKAFGLMFPKNLYLAELKDGLEKNIPWNFPEKIKSLSYTILHYYILEKGFGIEGKEQKNSKKIKYITIFDECRRFLETNDCQAVVLANPVTKNELKEVVESGYILPQKSTNFFPKALDRLVNRDWEN from the coding sequence ATGGCCGAAATTGAAGGGTTTAAAGGATGGAGATACAACACTGGCAATGAATTAATTAAGAATATAGCCATAAATCCTGACAAAAATTACCCTAGTCAGATACCTCAGGTACTAAATGATAAAACAGACCTTAGCAAATCAAGCTTCAGGGCCTATTGGGAAGTTCTGAAACATGAAAAATTTATTATTCAAGACACTGAACCAGGTATATATATCTGCAAACAGACTTTTGGGGACTTTGACAATAAACAAAAAGTTACCAGAAACAGCTTTATCTGCTTGGTAAAGCTCCCCTCGTCCAATAGCAATCACATAATGATGCATGAAAATGTGATTGATCGGTATGTACAAGAAAAACTGGACTTTTTGACACTTAATAAAATAGAGGAAAGTCCATTACTTGGTTTATATCAAGATGAAGCACATATAGTCGAGACAGCTATAGAAGATGCCAGAAAAAAGCTTGTCTATGAATTTAAAGACTTGGAGGGTACCTTTACCCAATTATACAATTGCACTGAGTCTAGCGCAATTAAGATTATTAAAGATTTTTTAGTTGATCAAAAGATCATTTTGGCAGATGGACACCATCGTTACAACGCAGCTCTAACAGCTAAAGATGTCTTCAAAGGATCCCACTACCAAAACGCTTCTGAATATGCCATGATCATGTTGACCAACATGGAAGCGCCAGGCTTAACCATAAAACCCATCCATAGGGGCATTTCAAACTTAGAAGGTTTTGACCAAGAAGAAGTTATTACGAAATTACAAAATTTTTTCAACCTCAGGACGTTTGACCATGCTGAAGGCCTTTACCATGAGCTAAAAACTAAGAATAAAGCATTTGGGCTAATGTTTCCTAAAAACTTATATTTGGCAGAACTTAAAGATGGCTTAGAAAAAAATATCCCATGGAATTTTCCGGAGAAAATAAAGTCACTGTCATATACTATCCTGCATTATTATATTTTAGAAAAAGGGTTTGGCATAGAAGGAAAAGAACAAAAAAATTCTAAAAAAATAAAATATATAACTATATTTGATGAATGTAGAAGGTTTCTTGAGACTAATGATTGTCAGGCTGTTGTTTTAGCCAATCCTGTAACAAAAAACGAGCTCAAGGAAGTAGTCGAAAGCGGGTATATATTACCACAAAAATCAACAAATTTCTTTCCCAAAGCACTAGATCGTTTAGTCAACCGTGACTGGGAAAACTAA
- a CDS encoding NAD(P)-binding domain-containing protein → MENKHTDKKVISVIGGGSWATAIIKILSEQEHVAIHWWLRNEKDVAHILKFGHNPSYASDIAINLQKVFPSSDILKATQASDIIILAVPSAFIKSIIDQFDLSVSEKIVVSAVKGMIPDENLLISEYINRRFSVKEESLCAIGGPCHSEEVALEKQSYLSIAAKSPEVGKLVAGLFSCRFVKATVVEDLYGVEYSAIMKNIIAIACGVARGLNYGDNFQAVLVSNSMKEVEQFLDTLCPQQRNLYASAYLGDLLVTSYSQFSRNRTLGNMIGRGYSLKTAMIEMKMIAEGFFGVKSIHEISKDNALDLPVVNAVYNILYEKICPSVEFKKLEKLMR, encoded by the coding sequence TTGGAAAATAAGCATACAGATAAAAAAGTAATTAGCGTAATAGGAGGGGGCAGCTGGGCTACTGCTATAATAAAGATTCTTAGTGAGCAGGAGCACGTAGCTATTCACTGGTGGCTAAGGAATGAGAAAGATGTGGCGCATATCCTCAAATTTGGCCATAACCCAAGCTACGCAAGCGATATTGCCATCAACCTTCAAAAGGTATTTCCTTCATCAGATATTTTAAAGGCTACTCAAGCATCAGATATTATTATACTTGCTGTACCTTCAGCCTTTATTAAAAGTATTATTGATCAATTTGATTTAAGCGTCAGTGAAAAAATTGTAGTTTCTGCCGTAAAAGGTATGATACCTGATGAAAACTTATTAATCTCTGAATATATTAATAGAAGGTTTAGTGTCAAAGAAGAAAGTCTTTGTGCTATAGGAGGACCATGCCATTCGGAAGAAGTAGCGCTTGAAAAGCAGTCTTATTTATCCATTGCGGCAAAGAGTCCAGAAGTAGGTAAATTGGTCGCAGGCCTCTTTTCTTGTAGATTTGTTAAGGCTACCGTTGTCGAAGACCTCTATGGTGTGGAATATAGCGCTATTATGAAGAATATTATTGCTATTGCGTGTGGAGTGGCTCGTGGTCTTAATTATGGAGACAATTTTCAGGCTGTTCTAGTCTCAAACTCTATGAAAGAAGTCGAGCAGTTTTTAGATACACTTTGTCCTCAACAACGAAACTTATATGCTTCTGCTTACTTGGGGGACTTGTTGGTAACCTCATATTCCCAATTTAGCAGAAACAGGACGCTTGGTAATATGATAGGGAGGGGCTATTCTCTAAAAACGGCAATGATTGAAATGAAAATGATTGCAGAAGGTTTCTTTGGAGTCAAAAGCATTCATGAGATCAGTAAAGACAATGCCCTTGATTTACCTGTAGTTAATGCTGTTTATAATATACTCTATGAGAAAATATGTCCTTCGGTAGAGTTTAAAAAGCTTGAAAAGCTCATGCGTTAA
- a CDS encoding sulfite exporter TauE/SafE family protein translates to MLNIFLLVIGSFIVFVLSTISGGGASLLLMPLIALTVGVKSVAPIMTLGIAMSSSSKVYFFWQNIDWNLFKWLFPSTIIGSVLGAMMFAYLSSEYLQIIIGVFLVSTIFQLRKKEGPTKSRIKTWHFVPMGFGISFLSGLIGGVGPLMNSAYLSYGMSKESMIGTRAANAVVLHITKIISYAWLGYVTQEVLLFGLLIGASATFATYTGKVILKKISDLFFKKVVVITMVVSGAIMLWRHKEAINGFTEYVLSVCQIQ, encoded by the coding sequence ATGCTAAATATCTTTTTACTGGTTATAGGGTCATTTATAGTTTTTGTTCTTAGTACAATTAGTGGAGGCGGAGCCAGTTTGTTGCTAATGCCTCTCATTGCCTTAACAGTCGGTGTAAAATCTGTCGCACCCATCATGACATTAGGCATAGCAATGAGCAGTAGCTCAAAAGTCTACTTTTTCTGGCAGAACATTGACTGGAATTTGTTCAAATGGTTGTTCCCCTCTACTATTATAGGCTCAGTGTTGGGAGCAATGATGTTTGCCTATCTTTCATCGGAGTATCTACAAATAATCATAGGCGTATTTTTGGTGTCAACAATTTTTCAACTTAGAAAAAAAGAAGGGCCGACAAAAAGTAGGATAAAAACCTGGCACTTTGTTCCCATGGGATTTGGCATTTCATTTCTTTCAGGCCTAATTGGAGGTGTGGGCCCTCTTATGAACTCAGCCTACTTAAGCTATGGAATGTCTAAAGAGTCGATGATTGGAACCAGAGCGGCCAATGCAGTGGTTCTACATATTACAAAAATTATCAGCTACGCATGGCTAGGCTATGTTACGCAGGAAGTGTTGTTGTTTGGCTTGCTCATTGGTGCATCAGCGACTTTTGCTACTTACACGGGTAAAGTAATTCTTAAAAAAATATCTGATTTATTTTTCAAAAAGGTAGTAGTAATTACCATGGTGGTAAGTGGCGCTATTATGCTTTGGCGGCATAAAGAAGCCATTAATGGCTTTACAGAATATGTGCTTTCAGTTTGCCAAATACAGTAA
- a CDS encoding DUF2490 domain-containing protein has protein sequence MYKYIGIVIILLNGFVIFPTKAQFQNQNSDRMDQRVLYTKYIVQDFMDKDKTWFWMMDIVYRRQSDFGDDFNVAANPLRLSVRPYIGRMFGRFLAIQINPLGYFRSHGRLGNENDQLLPLEHELRTTLEILKYGYIHRRGKEWINYTHRYRFESRWRDVWNPEGDVVWNWRFRYRIRFRVPLNGRHFYENNVFYLVNYHELHIENGPEFGINNFAQNRNFIGVGYRFWDWVRVDVGYVHQYNWRNSFNPQTGNQWVDMSRGPMVYLFVDYLSKVRLPGKDKRLMPQIHLHD, from the coding sequence ATGTATAAGTATATAGGAATAGTTATAATTCTCCTTAATGGTTTCGTTATATTTCCAACCAAAGCTCAGTTCCAGAACCAGAACTCGGACAGAATGGATCAACGAGTGCTTTATACAAAATATATCGTTCAGGACTTTATGGATAAAGATAAAACATGGTTCTGGATGATGGACATTGTATACAGACGGCAAAGTGATTTTGGAGACGATTTTAATGTAGCAGCAAACCCTCTCAGGCTTAGCGTAAGACCTTATATTGGACGGATGTTTGGTAGATTCCTTGCCATACAAATAAATCCCCTAGGCTATTTTAGAAGTCATGGCAGGTTGGGTAATGAAAATGATCAACTTCTCCCTTTAGAGCATGAGTTAAGAACAACTTTGGAAATTCTAAAATATGGCTATATTCACAGACGAGGCAAAGAGTGGATTAACTATACACACCGGTACCGGTTTGAAAGTCGTTGGCGTGATGTTTGGAACCCTGAAGGAGATGTTGTATGGAACTGGAGGTTTAGGTACCGTATTCGTTTCAGAGTTCCGTTAAACGGTAGGCACTTTTATGAGAATAATGTGTTTTACTTAGTAAACTATCATGAATTACATATTGAGAACGGCCCTGAATTTGGAATAAATAACTTTGCTCAAAACAGGAACTTTATTGGTGTAGGGTACAGGTTCTGGGATTGGGTAAGGGTTGACGTTGGATATGTTCATCAATACAACTGGAGAAATAGCTTTAACCCACAAACAGGCAACCAATGGGTTGACATGTCTCGAGGGCCTATGGTTTATCTCTTTGTAGATTACTTGTCTAAAGTAAGATTGCCTGGCAAGGACAAAAGGCTAATGCCTCAAATCCATCTGCACGATTAA
- a CDS encoding response regulator, whose amino-acid sequence MNNKNILIVEDDIVFCKMLNKFLNKNSYLADDAQTAEEAIEVMQNKHYDIAIIDYRLPGKNGIELLEWIKDNQKSTKVFMVSRTDDKQIADKALQLGAKEYINKPIDPAELLGKIKSLNTESV is encoded by the coding sequence ATGAACAATAAAAATATCTTAATTGTAGAAGACGATATCGTTTTTTGCAAAATGCTCAACAAGTTCCTGAACAAGAACAGCTATTTGGCAGATGACGCCCAAACAGCAGAAGAAGCCATAGAGGTCATGCAAAACAAGCATTACGATATTGCCATTATTGACTACAGGCTGCCAGGCAAAAACGGGATTGAACTTCTTGAGTGGATCAAAGACAACCAAAAGTCTACTAAGGTATTCATGGTTTCAAGAACCGACGACAAACAAATAGCAGACAAAGCTTTACAACTAGGTGCCAAGGAATACATCAATAAACCAATTGACCCTGCTGAATTACTTGGTAAAATAAAAAGCTTAAATACCGAAAGCGTTTAA
- a CDS encoding response regulator, producing the protein MKKLNCVMLIDDDGVTNFINHRLINRLDVADSIETVINGDEAWQFLQHYTSKNNQNCPELILLDLNMPVMDGFEFLNLFKSFECNNKSQAKVVILTTSTHQKDIKAIVKDKSVGYITKPLTKEKLQPYINEIVKNLKALA; encoded by the coding sequence ATGAAAAAACTCAATTGTGTAATGCTGATAGACGACGATGGTGTTACCAACTTCATAAACCATCGATTAATCAATAGACTCGATGTTGCCGACAGTATAGAAACAGTCATTAATGGAGATGAAGCTTGGCAGTTCTTACAGCACTATACATCAAAAAATAATCAAAACTGTCCAGAGCTAATCTTATTGGACTTAAATATGCCTGTAATGGATGGTTTTGAATTTTTAAACCTTTTCAAAAGTTTTGAATGTAACAATAAAAGCCAAGCCAAAGTGGTCATTTTGACTACCTCTACCCATCAAAAAGATATTAAAGCGATTGTTAAAGACAAAAGCGTTGGGTATATAACCAAACCTTTAACAAAAGAAAAGCTTCAGCCTTACATAAATGAAATTGTAAAGAATCTTAAAGCCCTAGCTTGA
- a CDS encoding aminotransferase class IV produces MWSFYNNEFIHEENIGISLNDRAFQYGDGVFETMKVNNGKILFSDDHFERLTIGLKVLQLTLPIDLQTIYHTTTTLCKKNKIDNARAKIMIWRKPGGLFTPTATESNILIVCKPFSPAPLQKKDVLFAKKSKLTYTPTSQFKTLSALPYILAGLEKKERNSEDLILTNTSGEIAECISSNIFWVKNDIVYTPAINSGCIAGIVRKNIIKTCHEKGIPIQEGLYQPKDLLSSDIAFCSNIAGISIIKKIEDRSFEQKAIISDKIIATINKKLIF; encoded by the coding sequence ATGTGGAGCTTTTACAATAATGAATTTATACACGAAGAAAATATAGGCATATCTCTAAATGACAGAGCCTTTCAATATGGGGATGGGGTTTTCGAAACAATGAAGGTCAACAACGGGAAGATATTATTTTCCGACGACCATTTTGAACGTTTGACTATAGGACTTAAAGTTTTACAATTAACTTTGCCAATAGACCTGCAAACCATATACCACACAACTACAACGCTATGCAAAAAAAATAAAATAGATAATGCCCGTGCCAAAATAATGATATGGAGAAAGCCTGGAGGGCTTTTTACGCCTACAGCAACAGAAAGCAATATTCTAATAGTTTGCAAACCTTTTTCGCCTGCCCCCTTACAAAAGAAGGATGTATTGTTTGCCAAGAAAAGCAAACTGACATATACACCCACTTCACAATTTAAAACCTTAAGTGCTTTGCCATATATATTGGCTGGACTTGAAAAAAAAGAAAGAAACTCAGAAGATCTTATTTTAACAAACACTTCTGGAGAAATAGCTGAATGCATAAGTTCTAACATCTTTTGGGTCAAAAACGACATTGTCTATACACCCGCTATAAACTCTGGTTGTATAGCAGGAATAGTAAGAAAAAACATTATTAAAACATGTCATGAGAAAGGAATACCTATTCAAGAAGGGCTTTACCAGCCAAAAGACTTATTATCTTCAGATATTGCTTTTTGTAGCAACATAGCAGGGATAAGTATAATAAAAAAAATAGAAGACCGTAGCTTTGAACAAAAAGCCATCATTTCTGATAAAATTATTGCAACGATTAACAAAAAGTTAATTTTTTAA
- a CDS encoding ATP-binding protein, translating to MGSVKFKILLVYLLASACLIGLGYYSWRSFQGLHGEIKELSKPNIKSQLFNNIATDIGKLNTFYLKHSVSESLDTMSNHHSLIENIKNHVVKLKSEYNEEDTSSINTLDKIPELLDQIETEYFDIHKKKKENKNKFIQQLEKELSKALGDYNHIDPVYVIKSIKSEILMKHELDSIYYRREPPQKKKNSFLSDIFRKKADAEEEEKEGSMVITQSIKKDTLTEVSLDTISPAPPPIKLEETVYQVINRLYNDEISRASLLQDNARRAYAKNSLVSHKIETVINKFREKENEKRETKAQILYNHAKKFNYIILGTIVFFVIFSLVFLYLILKDIEKSRFYQNKLLLNQQRVERESSAKQKFLTTMSHELRTPLTSIIGYAELLDNNNEFVKAIKSSSKHLLHVTNEVLDMAKIVAGKIEIHPKPVNITQLLNEVRQNTIVLKTNDEVELLFDLPSKDHLVISDEVRFNQILYNLLHNALKFTNRGYISLSAKVTPISSEETNLIVEVKDTGIGIKKEDQQTIFDEYNQAGTHKNDNKGNGLGLGIVKELVKRLGGTISLDSEPEKGTSFKLDFVMKTAQKLREASDKENQVIREDLFNNKSIYIIDDDPLIAKLYKNIFEGYKAKVITQSNSTTALEHLLKNHTKYDLVITDLRMPLLSGIELLNRLVKHDKRPSKIVASTANVLLTSEEKTQLQMFDELLIKPVNKSTLLLKSANVLGLEDTISQSNTKEAGIKSDFQEETTSQSNNNKSLYNLDTIKGYAMGDEELLEELINDFIHENDKDLAIAKRLFSENQNKELGELIHKLSSRYRSVSAIPPVDAKKLEKDLLSANPVNKEEVLQLFDFWENINKVINADCKAQSSKH from the coding sequence ATGGGTTCTGTAAAGTTCAAAATATTGCTCGTATACCTTTTAGCTTCCGCATGTCTAATAGGCCTTGGCTATTATTCATGGAGAAGCTTTCAGGGCTTGCATGGAGAAATTAAGGAACTTTCAAAGCCCAATATAAAGTCTCAGTTGTTTAACAACATCGCAACAGACATTGGCAAGTTAAACACTTTTTATTTAAAGCATTCTGTATCAGAGTCTCTTGATACCATGTCAAACCACCATTCTTTAATTGAAAATATCAAAAACCATGTCGTAAAACTAAAGAGCGAATACAATGAAGAAGATACCAGTAGCATAAACACCTTGGATAAGATTCCTGAACTGCTAGACCAAATTGAAACTGAGTACTTTGATATTCATAAAAAAAAGAAGGAAAATAAGAACAAGTTTATTCAACAACTTGAAAAAGAACTGTCAAAAGCATTAGGAGATTATAACCATATTGACCCTGTCTATGTGATCAAGAGTATTAAATCTGAAATACTCATGAAACATGAACTTGATTCTATTTATTATAGAAGAGAACCGCCACAAAAGAAAAAGAACAGTTTCCTTTCAGATATTTTTAGAAAGAAGGCTGATGCAGAGGAAGAAGAGAAAGAAGGCAGTATGGTTATCACCCAAAGTATAAAAAAAGATACCCTTACAGAGGTTTCTCTTGATACTATTTCACCTGCACCTCCTCCTATAAAATTAGAAGAAACTGTCTATCAAGTAATAAACCGGTTATATAATGATGAAATTTCAAGGGCCAGTTTACTTCAAGATAATGCCAGGAGAGCTTATGCAAAAAACTCTCTTGTTTCACACAAGATCGAAACTGTTATTAACAAGTTTCGTGAAAAGGAAAATGAAAAGAGAGAGACAAAAGCACAAATCCTATACAATCATGCTAAAAAATTTAACTATATAATTTTAGGGACAATTGTATTTTTTGTAATCTTTAGCCTCGTTTTCTTGTATTTGATTTTAAAAGACATTGAAAAAAGTAGGTTTTACCAAAATAAACTATTGCTCAACCAGCAAAGAGTAGAAAGGGAAAGTTCGGCCAAACAAAAATTTCTCACCACTATGAGCCATGAGTTAAGGACTCCTTTAACTTCCATAATTGGTTATGCTGAACTGTTGGACAACAACAACGAATTTGTTAAGGCCATTAAATCTTCATCTAAACACCTGCTACACGTTACCAATGAAGTGCTAGACATGGCCAAAATAGTGGCAGGAAAGATTGAAATACATCCCAAGCCTGTCAATATCACTCAATTATTGAATGAAGTAAGGCAAAACACCATTGTTCTTAAAACTAATGACGAAGTAGAGCTTCTATTTGACCTCCCTTCAAAAGATCACTTAGTAATATCTGACGAGGTGCGTTTCAATCAAATCTTGTATAACCTGCTTCACAATGCTTTAAAATTCACCAACAGGGGCTATATAAGTTTATCGGCAAAGGTAACACCTATTTCAAGCGAAGAGACTAACCTAATAGTTGAGGTTAAAGACACTGGTATAGGTATAAAAAAGGAAGACCAACAAACAATATTTGATGAATATAATCAAGCTGGTACTCATAAAAATGACAACAAAGGAAATGGCCTTGGCTTAGGAATTGTAAAAGAGCTGGTCAAACGACTTGGCGGTACAATAAGTTTGGATTCAGAACCAGAAAAGGGGACTTCTTTTAAACTAGACTTTGTCATGAAAACTGCTCAGAAGCTTAGGGAAGCCAGTGACAAAGAAAATCAAGTAATAAGAGAAGATCTCTTCAACAACAAATCTATTTATATTATAGACGACGATCCGCTGATTGCGAAACTTTACAAAAATATTTTTGAAGGCTATAAAGCAAAGGTTATAACACAAAGCAATTCTACGACAGCATTGGAACACCTTCTCAAAAACCATACTAAATATGATTTAGTGATTACAGACTTAAGGATGCCTTTGCTCTCCGGAATCGAGCTTCTTAACCGTTTAGTAAAGCATGATAAAAGGCCTTCAAAAATTGTTGCATCAACAGCCAATGTCCTTCTTACCAGTGAAGAAAAAACTCAACTGCAAATGTTTGACGAGCTGCTTATCAAACCAGTGAACAAAAGCACATTACTGCTTAAATCTGCAAACGTACTAGGCTTAGAGGATACTATCAGCCAAAGCAACACTAAAGAGGCTGGCATTAAAAGCGACTTTCAAGAAGAAACCACTTCACAAAGCAATAACAATAAGTCCCTATATAACTTAGACACAATAAAAGGCTATGCAATGGGCGATGAAGAACTCTTAGAAGAGTTGATAAACGACTTTATCCATGAGAACGATAAAGACCTGGCAATAGCCAAACGCTTGTTTTCTGAGAATCAAAATAAGGAACTAGGAGAGCTTATTCACAAGCTTTCGTCCAGATACCGCTCTGTTTCTGCTATTCCACCAGTTGATGCTAAAAAGCTTGAAAAAGATTTACTCTCAGCAAACCCTGTAAACAAAGAAGAGGTTCTGCAACTATTTGATTTCTGGGAAAATATCAATAAGGTCATCAACGCTGATTGTAAAGCACAATCTAGCAAACACTAA
- a CDS encoding Maf family protein, which yields MFIDYPLILASASPRRQQILADAGIFFTIKTKSVPEIYPKDMPAPKVPEFLSKLKADSLKEELNNEVVLAADTIVSLNGLILEKPKDRQHAIEMLSMLSGKMHEVYTGVTILNKEKSLSFSDVSEVYFKDLSQKDIEHYIDNFKPYDKAGAYGIQEWIGMIGIRKINGSFYNVMGLPIHLVIDELVKFKEATY from the coding sequence ATGTTTATAGATTACCCATTAATATTAGCCTCGGCATCCCCGAGGAGACAACAAATCCTTGCTGATGCAGGGATTTTTTTTACCATAAAAACTAAGTCGGTGCCTGAAATCTACCCCAAAGACATGCCAGCACCAAAAGTTCCCGAATTTCTGTCAAAGCTTAAAGCAGATTCTTTAAAGGAAGAGCTGAACAACGAAGTAGTCCTTGCAGCAGATACGATTGTTTCTCTCAATGGTCTTATTTTAGAAAAACCCAAGGACAGGCAGCATGCCATAGAAATGTTATCTATGCTATCAGGTAAAATGCATGAAGTTTATACCGGCGTAACCATACTGAATAAAGAAAAATCCCTTTCCTTTTCCGATGTTTCTGAGGTTTATTTTAAAGACTTATCCCAAAAAGACATTGAGCATTATATAGATAACTTCAAACCCTATGACAAAGCTGGTGCATACGGTATTCAAGAATGGATAGGCATGATTGGGATAAGAAAAATAAACGGTTCATTTTACAATGTTATGGGCCTACCGATTCACCTTGTCATTGATGAGTTAGTGAAGTTTAAGGAAGCCACTTATTAA